Proteins encoded together in one Bactrocera neohumeralis isolate Rockhampton chromosome 4, APGP_CSIRO_Bneo_wtdbg2-racon-allhic-juicebox.fasta_v2, whole genome shotgun sequence window:
- the LOC126754562 gene encoding lysosomal-associated transmembrane protein 4A — translation MLRIRIKMGPQQRYKEWTCCFGLHVHTATIMIGLWHLFLNILALSLLAIIWRNPTMMEELESGYDYTVDLSAPPLPTPLSKVDPPYPYRDHSLSYRKQYHNFDMGGLVCTCMIAITMMMIYGTLKGKPSHLLPFFCLQLFDFAITTLTAAGYICYLQAIHRLIAESHRLPWREKLLEMSQEELMVIVLVVFFCIVFLKAYAIGIVWRCYKYLTLRQQDLRTLLPCVLPELGGAGLTGEERAYTTLLPNYDEAIAQYMKQAPPPSYQVAMSNYQGVDAQVNNANNVPDTVGAAVVTIDDTLDNNNDSPNNNNTVHVNANTPPMRRNEAVTEGTELESVGVEAVTAPPAADVAATGQLTPPPSYLDAADGISSPSAEKLFVPAQAIHRQADNRNESHA, via the exons ATGCTTAGGATCCGCATCAAAATGGGTCCACAACAGCGTTATAAGGAATGGACGTGCTGCTTTGGTTTGCATGTCCACACAGCCACCATTATGATTGGCCTTTGGCATTTG TTTCTAAATATATTAGCACTCAGTCTACTTGCCATTATATGGCGCAATCCGACCATGATGGAGGAGCTCGAGAGTGGCTACGATTATACTGTGGATTTGAGCGCACCGCCATTACCAACACCACTAAGCAAGGTGGATCCTCCATACCCATATCGGGATCATTCGCTGAGCTATCGCAAGCAATACC aTAACTTCGATATGGGCGGCTTGGTTTGTACCTGCATGATTGCCATTACGATGATGATGATTTATGGTACTCTAAAGGGTAAACCCTCACatcttttgccatttttctgccTACAACTGTTTGATTTTGCCATAACCAC TCTAACCGCTGCCGGCTACATCTGTTACCTTCAAGCCATACACCGTCTAATTGCCGAATCTCATCGCTTGCCATGGCGCGAGAAATTGCTTGAGATGTCACAAGAAGAACTAATGGTCATCGTTTTGGTGGTTTTCTTTTGCATTGTATTCTTGAAAGCCTATGCCATTGGCATAGTTTGGCGTTGCTATAAATATCTTACGCTGCGACAACAAGATCTACGCACCTTGCTACCGTGTGTTTTACCGGAATTGGGTGGCGCCGGTTTGACGGGCGAAGAACGCGCCTATACCACACTCTTGCCAAATTATGATGAGGCCATTGCACAATATATGAAGCAGGCGCCACCGCCATCCTATCAGGTGGCCATGTCAAATTATCAGGGTGTCGATGCTCAGGTAAATAACGCTAATAATGTGCCGGATACCGTCGGTGCAGCGGTGGTCACCATTGACGACACGTTGGACAATAATAATGATTcaccgaacaacaacaacacagttcACGTAAATGCCAATACACCGCCAATGCGGCGTAATGAGGCTGTCACTGAGGGTACTGAGTTGGAAAGTGTTGGTGTTGAAGCTGTTACTGCTCCGCCCGCTGCAGATGTTGCCGCAACTGGACAATTGACACCACCACCATCCTACTTAGATGCTGCTGATGGTATTTCCAGTCCATCTGCAGAAAAACTCTTTGTGCCAGCTCAAGCTATACATCGTCAAGCAGACAATAGAAATGAGAGTCACGCTTAA